A single window of Drosophila suzukii chromosome 3, CBGP_Dsuzu_IsoJpt1.0, whole genome shotgun sequence DNA harbors:
- the LOC108011047 gene encoding uncharacterized protein produces MRKSTITRFHTMAALGLLLLVGVHGTTIISIKYPEKPAEVIVEPQPAKRDLSLSYAATNIDSKEGTRVKTITVIKNVGGISAPGEAAALGSPVGAGHSHKQQPKLVIDPTLHKSEEWATAFRDNFDSYGALPDVPDIDDLFEFVNRKKPEGEKKQEAEPSQKEVKTPKELPKPAEETTTKKEAASEQSEGGISRGGNIDSDEAVVEKIKGDAELLPHIKQANILRLQAAQARSGIRTKESLIAVNYSTPMHQVTQYFDNYVQAVPNGYDYSKPCGAPPPGSSIQVTTPSGRNYDIPQSNNSGTGGGKHPYLAPALTKKTQIPPITVQPPVQQQQPPPNYSSVNSIVPPIVKQQPPQGNANPPQQPQQPQVVTPPSGGILPPLGLGGISTSQRPYVAPKLRNNGLGISRAPSSPVPIPGQPGLVGINPSQAPNFRTSIFGGGPNRPNTLRSRGLKY; encoded by the exons ATGAGAAAATCGACA ATAACCCGCTTTCATACAATGGCCGCCCTGGGCCTCCTGCTGTTGGTGGGCGTGCACGGAACCACGATAATCAGCATCAAGTACCCGGAGAAGCCCGCCGAAGTGATCGTGGAGCCGCAGCCGGCCAAGAGGGACCTCAGCCTGAGCTACGCTGCCACCAACATCGACTCCAAGGAGGGAACCCGCGTGAAGACCATCACGGTGATCAAGAATGTGGGTGGCATTTCAGCGCCTGGAGAAGCTGCTGCTCTGGGATCCCCCGTCGGTGCCGGCCATAGCCACAAGCAGCAGCCGAAGCTGGTCATCGATCCGACTCTGCACAAGAGCGAGGAGTGGGCGACCGCTTTCCGGGATAACTTTGACTCCTACGGAGCACTGCCCGATGTGCCCGACATAGACGACCTATTCGAGTTTGTGAACCGCAAGAAGCCCGAGGGTGAAAAGAAACAGGAGGCTGAGCCCAGCCAGAAGGAGGTGAAGACGCCAAAGGAGTTGCCAAAGCCCGCGGAGGAGACCACCACCAAGAAGGAGGCTGCCAGTGAGCAGAGCGAGGGAGGGATTAGCCGCGGTGGCAACATCGATAGCGACGAGGCTGTGGTCGAGAAGATCAAGGGCGACGCCGAGTTGTTGCCGCACATCAAGCAAGCCAACATCCTGCGCCTCCAGGCGGCCCAGGCTCGGTCGGGCATACGCACCAAGGAGTCCCTCATCGCCGTCAACTACTCCACGCCGATGCACCAGGTGACCCAGTACTTCGACAACTATGTCCAGGCGGTGCCCAATGGCTACGACTACTCCAAACCATGCGGCGCACCGCCGCCTGGGAGTAGTATCCAGGTGACCACGCCCTCGGGCCGCAACTACGACATCCCGCAGAGTAACAACAGTGGCACTGGCGGTGGCAAGCACCCGTACCTGGCTCCGGCGCTCACGAAGAAGACGCAGATCCCACCGATTACGGTGCAGCCTCCAgttcagcagcagcagcctcCTCCCAATTACTCCTCCGTCAACTCGATAGTTCCGCCCATAGTgaagcagcagccaccgcagggCAATGCGAATCCTCCACAGCAGCCCCAACAGCCTCAGGTGGTGACTCCTCCGAGCGGAGGCATACTGCCGCCTCTGGGTCTGGGCGGGATCTCCACCAGCCAGCGTCCCTATGTGGCGCCCAAGCTGCGAAACAATGGCCTGGGCATTAGTCGGGCTCCCAGCAGTCCGGTCCCGATTCCCGGACAACCCGGCCTTGTGGGGATTAATCCCTCGCAGGCCCCGAACTTCCGCACCAGCATCTTTGGCGGCGGACCAAATCGTCCCAATACGCTGCGATCGCGTGGCCTAAAGTATTGA
- the Tmep gene encoding transmembrane protein 184B isoform X1, protein MSTTAASLIEAALNASGGNGTATTSGSLEATGKPNYVVQVKNAPMSTPLDPLLHVGDGIFLQTKTAQVLAGVCVWAALFITCQQIYQHLRWYTNPQEQRWIVRILFIVPIYATYSWISLLFFNSDNVYIYFFTVRDCYEAFVIYNFLSLCYEYLGGEGNIMSEIRGKPIKTSCLYGTCCLKGKTYTIGFLRFCKQATLQFCLVKPLVAFIIIFLQAFGHYHDGDWSADGGYIYITIIYNISVSLALYGLYLFYFATRDLLTPFEPVLKFCTIKSVIFLSFWQGVGLAILEKANVISPIVDSAGAVTVEPGTVSAGYQNFFICIEMLFAAIALRYAFPYQVYARSCISDGHGRSVTMQSISSSLKETMNPKDIMTDAIHNFHPQYQQYTQYSSGGKNSRGIRVSSYDPDDPSSGAGSGAMQASQPTSGGYNAVATGPGSGGNGGSNCMASKTLGNQRKFQPGGQRVATISQNYNEKTMLLSSDDEYQ, encoded by the exons ATGAGCACAACCGCCGCCAGTCTCATCGAGGCGGCTCTAAATGCCAGTGGAGGAAACGGGACGGCTACGACTTCGGGATCGCTAGAGGCCACAGGGAAGCCCAACTACGTGGTGCAGGTGAAGAACGCCCCGATGAGCACGCCGCTGGACCCCCTGCTCCATGTGGGCGACGGCATCTTCCTGCAGACCAAGACCGCCCAGGTTCTAGCCGGCGTTTGTGTCTGGGCCGCCTTGTTTATTACCTGTCAACAG ATTTACCAGCACCTGCGCTGGTACACGAATCCGCAGGAGCAGCGCTGGATCGTGCGCATCCTGTTCATCGTGCCCATCTATGCCACCTACTCCTGGATCAGTCTGCTCTTCTTCAACTCGGACAATGTGTACATCTACTTCTTTACCGTGCGCGACTGCTACGAAG CCTTTGTTATCTACAACTTCTTGTCGCTGTGCTATGAGTACCTGGGCGGCGAGGGCAACATCATGTCGGAGATTCGCGGCAAGCCCATCAAGACCTCCTGCCTGTATGGCACCTGCTGTCTGAAGGGCAAGACCTACACGATTGGCTTCCTGCGCTTCTGCAAGCAGGCCACTCTGCAGTTCTGCCTGGTCAAGCCGCTGGTGGCCTTCATCATCATCTTTCTGCAGGCATTTGGCCACTACCACGATGGTGATTGGAG TGCTGATGGCGGTTACATTTATATCACTATTATCTACAACATCTCCGTGTCGCTGGCGTTATATGGTCTCTATCTGTTCTACTTTGCCACGCGAGACCTGCTGACTCCATTCGAACCCGTTCTGAAGTTCTGTACCATCAAGTCGGTGATCTTCTTGTCCTTCTGGCAGGGCGTGGGTCTGGCCATCCTGGAGAAGGCCAACGTGATCTCGCCTATCGTGGACAGTGCAGGCGCTGTCACCGTGGAACCCGGTACTGTCTCCGCCGGCTACCAGAACTTCTTCATCTGCATCGAAATGCTGTTCGCGGCCATCGCGCTGCGCTATGCATTCCCCTATCAG GTCTATGCGCGCAGCTGCATTAGCGATGGACACGGAAGATCTGTCACCATGCAGTCCATTTCCAGCAGTCTTAAG GAAACGATGAATCCCAAGGATATTATGACAGATGCTATTCACAACTTCCATCCGCAGTACCAGCAGTACACTCAGTACAGCTCAG GTGGCAAGAACTCGCGCGGCATTCGGGTCTCCAGCTACGATCCCGACGACCCGAGCTCGGGGGCAGGATCAGGAGCCATGCAGGCGTCACAGCCCACCAGCGGGGGCTACAATGCGGTGGCCACTGGACCAGGATCCGGGGGCAACGGCGGCAGCAACTGCATGGCCTCCAAGACGCTGGGCAACCAGAGGAAGTTCCAGCCCGGCGGCCAGCGCGTGGCGACCATCAGCCAGAACTACAACGAGAAGACCATGCTGCTGAGCAGTGATGACGAGTACCAGTAG
- the Tmep gene encoding transmembrane protein 184B isoform X2, which yields MSTTAASLIEAALNASGGNGTATTSGSLEATGKPNYVVQVKNAPMSTPLDPLLHVGDGIFLQTKTAQVLAGVCVWAALFITCQQIYQHLRWYTNPQEQRWIVRILFIVPIYATYSWISLLFFNSDNVYIYFFTVRDCYEAFVIYNFLSLCYEYLGGEGNIMSEIRGKPIKTSCLYGTCCLKGKTYTIGFLRFCKQATLQFCLVKPLVAFIIIFLQAFGHYHDGDWSADGGYIYITIIYNISVSLALYGLYLFYFATRDLLTPFEPVLKFCTIKSVIFLSFWQGVGLAILEKANVISPIVDSAGAVTVEPGTVSAGYQNFFICIEMLFAAIALRYAFPYQVYARSCISDGHGRSVTMQSISSSLKETMNPKDIMTDAIHNFHPQYQQYTQYSSEVTSAQRYEKL from the exons ATGAGCACAACCGCCGCCAGTCTCATCGAGGCGGCTCTAAATGCCAGTGGAGGAAACGGGACGGCTACGACTTCGGGATCGCTAGAGGCCACAGGGAAGCCCAACTACGTGGTGCAGGTGAAGAACGCCCCGATGAGCACGCCGCTGGACCCCCTGCTCCATGTGGGCGACGGCATCTTCCTGCAGACCAAGACCGCCCAGGTTCTAGCCGGCGTTTGTGTCTGGGCCGCCTTGTTTATTACCTGTCAACAG ATTTACCAGCACCTGCGCTGGTACACGAATCCGCAGGAGCAGCGCTGGATCGTGCGCATCCTGTTCATCGTGCCCATCTATGCCACCTACTCCTGGATCAGTCTGCTCTTCTTCAACTCGGACAATGTGTACATCTACTTCTTTACCGTGCGCGACTGCTACGAAG CCTTTGTTATCTACAACTTCTTGTCGCTGTGCTATGAGTACCTGGGCGGCGAGGGCAACATCATGTCGGAGATTCGCGGCAAGCCCATCAAGACCTCCTGCCTGTATGGCACCTGCTGTCTGAAGGGCAAGACCTACACGATTGGCTTCCTGCGCTTCTGCAAGCAGGCCACTCTGCAGTTCTGCCTGGTCAAGCCGCTGGTGGCCTTCATCATCATCTTTCTGCAGGCATTTGGCCACTACCACGATGGTGATTGGAG TGCTGATGGCGGTTACATTTATATCACTATTATCTACAACATCTCCGTGTCGCTGGCGTTATATGGTCTCTATCTGTTCTACTTTGCCACGCGAGACCTGCTGACTCCATTCGAACCCGTTCTGAAGTTCTGTACCATCAAGTCGGTGATCTTCTTGTCCTTCTGGCAGGGCGTGGGTCTGGCCATCCTGGAGAAGGCCAACGTGATCTCGCCTATCGTGGACAGTGCAGGCGCTGTCACCGTGGAACCCGGTACTGTCTCCGCCGGCTACCAGAACTTCTTCATCTGCATCGAAATGCTGTTCGCGGCCATCGCGCTGCGCTATGCATTCCCCTATCAG GTCTATGCGCGCAGCTGCATTAGCGATGGACACGGAAGATCTGTCACCATGCAGTCCATTTCCAGCAGTCTTAAG GAAACGATGAATCCCAAGGATATTATGACAGATGCTATTCACAACTTCCATCCGCAGTACCAGCAGTACACTCAGTACAGCTCAG AAGTAACCTCGGCCCAGCGTTACGAAAAGCtctaa
- the LOC108013323 gene encoding small ribosomal subunit protein eS6-like, with the protein MKLNISYPITGCQKLYEVVDEHKLRIFYEKRMGASVPADQLGDEWQGYVLRIAGGNDKQGFPMMQGVFSQQRVRLLLKSGQSCYRARRDGERKRKSVRGCIVNANMSVLALVVVRKGEQDIPGLTDICKPRRLGPKRASKIRKLYNLAKEDDVRRYVVRRPLPAKEGKKATTKAPKIQRLITPVVLQRKRRMIAERKKRVAASKESAAEYAKLLMLRKKESKARRASDKRRRSLSLRSSKSSITSKSSANSFTSA; encoded by the coding sequence ATGAAGTTGAACATTTCCTATCCAATCACTGGCTGCCAGAAGCTCTACGAGGTGGTGGACGAGCACAAGCTGCGGATTTTCTACGAGAAGCGCATGGGGGCCTCTGTTCCGGCGGATCAGTTGGGCGACGAGTGGCAGGGCTACGTGCTCCGCATCGCCGGCGGAAATGACAAGCAGGGATTCCCCATGATGCAAGGCGTTTTCAGCCAGCAGCGTGTCCGCCTGCTCCTCAAGTCAGGGCAATCCTGCTACCGTGCCCGTCGCGATGGCGAGCGGAAGCGCAAGTCCGTGCGTGGATGCATCGTCAATGCCAATATGTCCGTGCTGGCCTTGGTGGTGGTTCGCAAGGGCGAGCAGGACATCCCCGGCCTCACGGACATCTGTAAGCCCAGGCGATTGGGCCCCAAGAGGGCCAGCAAGATCCGCAAGCTCTACAATCTGGCCAAGGAGGACGATGTGCGTCGCTATGTGGTCCGTCGTCCCCTGCCGGCCAAGGAGGGCAAGAAGGCCACCACCAAGGCGCCGAAGATCCAGCGCCTAATCACCCCGGTTGTCCTGCAGCGCAAGCGGAGGATGATCGCCGAGCGCAAGAAGCGGGTTGCTGCCTCCAAGGAGTCGGCCGCCGAGTACGCCAAGCTGCTGATGCTCCGCAAGAAGGAGTCGAAGGCCAGGCGTGCATCTGATAAGCGCCGCCGTTCGCTGTCCCTGCGCAGCTCCAAGTCGTCGATTACCTCCAAGTCTTCGGCAAACTCCTTTACTTCGGCATAG